Proteins co-encoded in one Syngnathoides biaculeatus isolate LvHL_M chromosome 22, ASM1980259v1, whole genome shotgun sequence genomic window:
- the plaub gene encoding plasminogen activator, urokinase b isoform X4 has translation MTTRKASRVSSAGPAMPPGGAVAGWRACTRECSGITAACRVRVRQERSLQASSVVPRVERAAAALGILRHPPMPNAPTFRDGADRRDPTHHPSGVGDVRPAFSQEADANRRRDGFGGGVAPVGGGHLLARQVQREGLPLRREFDRQLLGPDRRSLLPRRVRRTHPTSRHVAPRRLFLSGRSDAKERRFLVALGKSALNRSDALEQTFRVDRIVVRPDFNNEDGNYDNDVALMKLKPKEDGRCARESRAVRAACLPAPGRELPGPGSTCEIAGFGKEKHGLWYHSQFLLRASVDLLADDVCRRDDYYGDKISGNMLCAGRPDWSRDACEGDSGGPLVCPVGGRMLLLGVISWGEGCARDRRPGVYAKVLNYRAWIREHARV, from the exons atgacaacacGAAAGGCAAGCCGAGTGTCCTCGGCCGGGCCGGCGATGCCGCCAGGGGGAGCTGTTGCGGGATGGCGCGCGTGCACCAGGGAATGTTCCGGAATAACTGCGGCGTGCCGCGTCCGCGTCCGCCAGGAACGTTCGCTTCAGGCGTCGTCCGTGGTGCCACGTGTGGAAAGAGCAGCAGCTGCTTTGGGAATATTGCGACATCCCCCGATGCCGAACGC CCCAACCTTTCGTGATGGTGCCGACCGCCGAGACCCCACGCACCACCCGAGCgg CGTGGGCGACGTGCGGCCGGCGTTCTCGCAGGAAGCAGATGCGAATCGTCGGCGGGACGGTTTCGGCGGCGGAGTCGCACCCGTGGGTGGCGGCCATCTTCTGGCGCGGCAGGTCCAAAGAGAAGGTCTTCCGCTGCGGCGGGAGTTTGATCGCCAGCTGCTGGGTCCTGACCGCCGCTCACTGCTTCCCCGACGGGTAAGACGCACCCACCCCACGTCGCGCCACGTCGCGCCACGTCGCCTCTTCCTCTCCGGCAGATCCGACGCCAAAGAGCGCCGCTTCCTGGTGGCTCTGGGCAAGAGCGCCCTTAACCGGAGCGACGCCCTCGAGCAAACGTTCCGCGTGGACAGAATCGTCGTGCGCCCCGACTTCAACAACGAAGACGGAAACTACGACAACGACGTCG CGCTGATGAAGCTGAAACCCAAGGAAGACGGTCGCTGCGCCCGGGAGAGTCGCGCCGTCCGGGCGGCGTGCCTGCCGGCGCCGGGCCGCGAGCTCCCCGGGCCGGGTTCCACCTGCGAGATCGCCGGTTTCGGCAAGGAGAAGCACGGCTTGTGGTACCACTCGCAGTTCCTGCTGCGGGCCAGCGTGGACCTGCTGGCGGACGACGTGTGTCGCCGGGACGATTACTACGGAGACAAGATCAGCGGCAACATGCTGTGCGCGGGCCGGCCCGACTGGAGCCGGGACGCCTGCGAG GGCGACTCGGGCGGTCCCCTGGTGTGCCCGGTGGGCGGGCGTATGCTGTTGCTGGGCGTGATCAGCTGGGGCGAAGGCTGCGCCCGCGACCGGCGACCCGGCGTCTACGCCAAAGTCCTCAACTACCGGGCTTGGATCCGGGAGCACGCCCGCGTCTGA
- the LOC133495873 gene encoding DELTA-sagatoxin-Srs1a-like, translating into MPETAESHAFHLTTNRNCTIEVLNLTSTFCLTNPKVHMESGFPYSPPQPTVRVGRGEVCSFTKDDNTASGAVGVLTYELFHMQQKRCDHVVAVMFSVPFDYTFYKNWVGVGVFPKTKATDHDLYDFMYNSKDFAEFARHQADGSGVEHLGRDVDVAACMSDEGHAIIKLEIHNKTA; encoded by the exons ATGCCCGAGACGGCCGAGTCGCACGCCTTCCACCTGACCACCAACCGCAACTGCACCATCGAGGTCCTCAACCTCACGTCCACCTTCTGCCTCACCAACCCCAA GGTCCACATGGAGAGCGGCTTCCCGTACAGCCCGCCGCAGCCCACCGTGCGCGTGGGCCGCGGCGAGGTCTGCTCCTTCACCAAAGACGACAACACGGCGTCGGGCGCGGTGGGCGTGCTCACCTACGAGCTCTTCCACATGCAGCAGAAGCGCTGCGACCACGTGGTGGCCGTCATGTTCTCCGTGCCCTTCGACTACACCTTCTACAAGAACTGGGTGGGCGTCGGCGTCTTCCCCAAGACCAAGGCCACCGACCACGACCTCTACGACTTCATGTACAACTCCAAGGACTTCGCCGAGTTCGCGCGCCACCAGGCCGACGGTTCCGGCGTGGAGCACCTCGGCCGCGACGTGGACGTGGCCGCCTGCATGTCCGACGAAGGCCACGCCATCATCAAGCTGGAGATCCACAACAAAACGGCCTGA
- the LOC133495877 gene encoding receptor activity-modifying protein 1-like isoform X1, which produces MASAPLLALLVTGFAMVPTRQQTEESFPDQSEMAGKQSERLPENEPKREREENVVSEDDEKFQEAEYWDRRHVLCQAEALAVMSVAVCASAFEQEMATMEADARCVVDNIIRPYNELRVCLENLSHWYGCFYPNGAVHAAFLRVHSAFFSRCDERDRERHPEDAPAGAVAVLTLAPVALIPPLVYAVVRQ; this is translated from the exons ATGGCGTCGGCGCCGCTCTTGGCGCTTCTCGTGACGG GTTTCGCGATGGTGCCGACGCGCCAGCAGACCGAGGAAAGCTTCCCGGACCAAAGTGAAATGg CGGGCAAGCAAAGCGAGCGTCTGCCGGAAAACGAGCCCAAGCGAGAGCGCGAGGAAAATGTCGTCAGCGAAGATGACG AAAAGTTTCAGGAAGCGGAGTACTGGGACCGGCGTCACGTGCTTTGTCAAGCGGAAGCCTTGGCCGTGATGAGCGTCGCCGTTTGCGCTTCCGCTTTTGAGCAGGAGATGGCGACGATGGAGGCGGACGCGCGCTGCGTCGTCGACAACATCATCAG GCCGTACAACGAGTTGAGGGTGTGCCTGGAGAACCTGTCGCACTGGTACGGATGCTTCTACCCCAACGGCGCCGTCCACGCCGCCTTCCTCCGCGTCCACTCCGCCTTCTTCAGCCGCTGCGACGAGCGGGACCGAGAGCGCCACCCGGAGGACGCGCCCGCGGGGGCGGTGGCCGTCCTCACTCTGGCGCCCGTCGCCCTCATCCCGCCGCTGGTCTACGCCGTCGTACGCCaataa
- the LOC133495874 gene encoding DELTA-sagatoxin-Srs1a-like: MESAEALAAKQKSRRNVTIEITNLTGGFVLKHPKVHLESGDCHSPPQPTVRPMRTEVCNFTKTDVAASGAVGVLSYDIYEGKTAAAKLAVMFSVPYDYTFYKNWVAVGIFPLSRDTDDKLYKEMYEDKNQNGFVRQQANGSGLTYESGKMDVKVTMSPLGRAIMKVELWDLHFHP, translated from the exons ATGGAGTCCGCCGAGGCTTTGGCGGCCAAGCAGAAGAGCCGCCGGAACGTCACCATCGAGATAACCAACCTGACCGGCGGCTTCGTCCTCAAACACCCCAA GGTGCACCTGGAAAGCGGCGACTGCCACAGCCCGCCGCAGCCCACCGTGCGCCCCATGCGCACCGAAGTCTGCAACTTCACCAAAACCGACGTGGCGGCCAGCGGCGCGGTGGGCGTGTTGTCCTACGACATCTACGAGGGCAAAACCGCCGCCGCCAAGCTGGCCGTCATGTTCTCGGTGCCCTACGACTACACCTTCTACAAGAACTGGGTGGCGGTGGGCATCTTCCCCTTGAGCCGGGACACCGACGACAAGCTCTACAAGGAGATGTACGAGGACAAGAACCAGAACGGCTTCGTGCGCCAGCAGGCCAACGGGTCCGGCCTGACCTACGAGAGCGGCAAGATGGACGTCAAGGTCACCATGTCGCCCTTGGGCAGGGCCATCATGAAGGTGGAGCTGTGGGACTTGCACTTCCACCCCTGA
- the LOC133495875 gene encoding C-X-C chemokine receptor type 2-like, with product MSVVFTFDLDDFPDLLNGSHDPLRNRSGFTVDPDTLACEARPVDPATGAALSALLTLIFTLAVPGNLLVACVIGRGRRSLTPSDLYLCHLAAADGLMALTVPFWATALNHGWIFGDTTCKTLSLIFEVNFYTSVLLLACISVDRYRAVVHANRAPAGSHGKRSRLVCGVVWALGVALALPALFNEAAGPGGGRAAPTCAESFDVGSATAWRVATRAFRHLVGFLLPLGVMLACYGATVARLLRTRGFRKHRAMRVITAVVVAFVACWTPYHAATAVDTLARADLIPVDCEARRSLSAALVVTNALALLHSGVNPLLYAFVGEKFRRNTKALLCGKVRQERASGPGFSRSTSQTSDGQGAVA from the coding sequence ATGTCCGTCGTGTTTACTTTTGATTTGGACGACTTCCCGGATCTGCTGAACGGCTCGCACGACCCCTTGCGGAACCGCTCGGGGTTCACGGTGGACCCCGACACGCTGGCGTGCGAGGCGCGACCGGTGGACCCGGCGACCGGCGCGGCGCTGAGCGCGCTCCTCACCCTCATCTTCACGCTGGCCGTCCCCGGAAACCTGCTGGTGGCGTGCGTGATCGGTCGCGGCCGCCGCTCGCTGACGCCGTCCGACCTTTACCTGTGCCACCTGGCGGCGGCCGACGGCCTGATGGCGTTGACCGTCCCGTTCTGGGCGACGGCGCTGAACCACGGCTGGATCTTCGGGGACACGACGTGCAAAACGCTGAGCCTGATCTTCGAGGTCAACTTTTACACCAGCGTCCTGTTGCTGGCGTGCATCAGCGTGGACCGCTACCGGGCCGTGGTGCACGCCAACCGGGCCCCCGCCGGTTCCCACGGCAAgcgcagccggctggtgtgcGGCGTCGTGTGGGCCCTGGGCGTGGCCCTGGCGCTGCCGGCGCTCTTCAACGAGGCGGCGGGGCCGGGCGGCGGGCGGGCCGCGCCCACGTGCGCCGAGAGCTTCGACGTGGGCAGCGCCACGGCGTGGCGGGTGGCCACGCGGGCCTTCCGCCACCTGGTGGGCTTCCTGCTCCCGCTGGGCGTCATGCTGGCGTGCTACGGCGCCACGGTGGCCCGGCTGCTGCGCACGCGCGGCTTCCGCAAGCACCGCGCCATGCGGGTCATCACGGCCGTGGTGGTGGCCTTCGTGGCGTGCTGGACGCCGTACCACGCGGCCACCGCCGTCGACACGCTGGCGAGGGCCGACCTGATCCCCGTGGACTGCGAGGCCAGGCGTTCGCTCAGCGCGGCGCTGGTGGTCACCAACGCCCTGGCGCTGCTGCACAGCGGCGTCAACCCGCTGCTCTACGCCTTCGTGGGAGAGAAGTTCCGCAGAAACACCAAAGCGCTTCTTTGCGGGAAGGTCCGGCAGGAGCGGGCGTCCGGGCCCGGCTTCAGCAGGTCCACTTCCCAGACGTCCGACGGACAGGGCGCCGTCGCGTGA
- the LOC133495876 gene encoding C-C chemokine receptor type 10-like, protein MASGSRDEYDGADYANWSLEDWRETEGDDGGSGWCEAGQLGSAIKAFQTCVFAAIFLSGAAGNVLVMATLAARRRRSATDAFLFQLALADPLTLPLQAADTNVGWVFSAPACKATRAVHAVSTYGGLLLLACVSAERHWAVVRSRRGKAGAAAALLALPEIFFSGVSGSGKDAYCGTLGGAGVKRAADGAVIAVFALTFPVMAACYSGIARVLWAGGGRASRWRRTLKLMLALVLLFSFFQLPHCAVLCVKMAHPLCALLPEYVARTLAYARCCLNPAAYALVGQRFRRDALELLRGRRPGSAP, encoded by the coding sequence ATGGCGTCGGGCTCGCGAGACGAGTACGACGGGGCCGACTACGCCAACTGGTCGCTGGAGGATTGGCGCGAGACGGAAGGCGACGACGGCGGCTCCGGGTGGTGCGAGGCGGGCCAACTGGGGTCGGCCATCAAGGCGTTCCAGACGTGCGTCTTCGCCGCCATCTTCCTGTCGGGAGCGGCGGGCAACGTCCTGGTGATGGCGACGTTGGCGGCGCGCCGCCGGCGCTCCGCCACCGACGCGTTCCTGTTCCAGCTGGCGCTGGCCGACCCGCTGACGCTGCCGCTCCAGGCGGCCGACACCAACGTGGGTTGGGTCTTCTCGGCGCCGGCGTGCAAGGCCACGCGCGCCGTCCACGCCGTCAGCACGTACGGCggcctgctgctgctggcgTGCGTCAGCGCCGAACGCCACTGGGCCGTGGTCCGGAGCCGGCGGGGGAAGGCgggcgcggcggcggcgctccTCGCCCTGCCCGAGATCTTCTTCTCTGGCGTGTCGGGCTCAGGGAAGGACGCCTACTGCGGCACGCTGGGCGGCGCCGGCGTCAAAAGGGCCGCCGACGGCGCCGTGATCGCCGTCTTTGCTCTGACCTTCCCGGTGATGGCGGCGTGCTACTCGGGCATCGCTCGCGTTTTGTGGGCGGGCGGCGGCAGAGCCAGCCGCTGGCGGCGCACGCTGAAGCTGATGCTGGCGCTGGTTCTGCTCTTCTCGTtcttccagctgccccactgcgCGGTTCTGTGCGTCAAGATGGCGCACCCCCTGTGCGCCCTGCTGCCGGAGTACGTGGCGCGCACGCTGGCGTACGCCCGCTGCTGCCTCAACCCTGCGGCGTACGCCCTGGTGGGCCAGCGCTTCCGCCGGGACGCGCTGGAGCTGCTCCGGGGTCGCCGGCCGGGCTCCGCGCCGTGA
- the LOC133495877 gene encoding receptor activity-modifying protein 1-like isoform X2, with product MASAPLLALLVTAGKQSERLPENEPKREREENVVSEDDEKFQEAEYWDRRHVLCQAEALAVMSVAVCASAFEQEMATMEADARCVVDNIIRPYNELRVCLENLSHWYGCFYPNGAVHAAFLRVHSAFFSRCDERDRERHPEDAPAGAVAVLTLAPVALIPPLVYAVVRQ from the exons ATGGCGTCGGCGCCGCTCTTGGCGCTTCTCGTGACGG CGGGCAAGCAAAGCGAGCGTCTGCCGGAAAACGAGCCCAAGCGAGAGCGCGAGGAAAATGTCGTCAGCGAAGATGACG AAAAGTTTCAGGAAGCGGAGTACTGGGACCGGCGTCACGTGCTTTGTCAAGCGGAAGCCTTGGCCGTGATGAGCGTCGCCGTTTGCGCTTCCGCTTTTGAGCAGGAGATGGCGACGATGGAGGCGGACGCGCGCTGCGTCGTCGACAACATCATCAG GCCGTACAACGAGTTGAGGGTGTGCCTGGAGAACCTGTCGCACTGGTACGGATGCTTCTACCCCAACGGCGCCGTCCACGCCGCCTTCCTCCGCGTCCACTCCGCCTTCTTCAGCCGCTGCGACGAGCGGGACCGAGAGCGCCACCCGGAGGACGCGCCCGCGGGGGCGGTGGCCGTCCTCACTCTGGCGCCCGTCGCCCTCATCCCGCCGCTGGTCTACGCCGTCGTACGCCaataa